A window of Mobiluncus massiliensis genomic DNA:
CCGCCGCTTCAGAATCCGTAACTTCCTTGGCCGCGGGGAGAACTATCACTTCCGCGCCATCGCCGGGAACAGCGCCGCTGGTAGGGTCGGCGGGTACTGCCGCCAAGACTTCGGGAGAGCGGGTGCGTCCGTCCGCAAACTCGGTCTGGCCTGCCGGACGCGGCGAAGAATCAAAGTCGCCGATGTAGACGTCGGGGACAATCCCTAAAGCTCGCGCCACGTCTTGACCCGAATCGCCACAAATTACCAACTCGTAGACCGAAAAATCCCAGCCGTCAGCGCACAGCGCACGCAGACCTTGCACCCCTCCGACCACCACCAGGCAGCGCGAGTCAACTGACACAGCGCCATTTTTCGCCGAATCGTCCTGGTTTTCGCACATCTTGGTCATGGAGTCATTCTAATCTGGCTCCCACGGAGCCCGGAAAACATGACAGATGTCATCTAATTTTTGTGATTGCGCACACTACCGGCCCAAACGCCGGGGAGCAAGACTTAGATACATGAACACAACTACTACGGCTGCCCTGCAGCTCACTAATTTGCATAAGCACTTCGGGAAAGTCCACGCGGTGGACGGCATCGAACTTAATGTACCGACTGGTACAGTTATGGCTCTGCTGGGGCCGAACGGGGCGGGGAAAACCACCACCCTGGATATGGTTCTGGGGCTGAGCGCACCGACCTCCGGGGAAGTACAGGTTTTGGGCGAAAGCCCGAAAACCGCGATTTCCCGCGGTCAGATTGCTGCCGTCCTGCAAACGGGTGGCCTACTCAAAGACATGTATGTCTCCGAAGTCGTTCGCTGGATTGCCGCAGCTTACGGCCGTGATGTTGATACCCCGGAAAACCGGGAGCGGGTGATACGCGCGGCAAACCTAGAGCCGATTCGCAAACGTAAGATTGGGAAATGCTCCGGCGGGGAACAGCAGCGGATTAAATTCGCGCTGGCCCTGTTGCCAAACCCGGATATTTTGGTGCTTGACGAACCAACCGCGGGGATGGACGCCAACGCGCGCCGCGACTTTTGGGAAGTGATGCACGGTCAGGCGCAAAACGGCAAGACCATCATCTTTGCCACCCACTACCTCCAGGAGGCCGCGGACTATGCTGATCGCATCGTGGTGATGAATCACGGAAAAATTATCGCGGATGCCAGCCCGGCAGAAATTACTGCCCAGAGAACGCGCAACGTGTCCTTCCAGGTTGACCCCTCACACCTCAAAGCGCTCACCGCTCAGATACAGGAACACTGGCCCCAGGAATCTGTAGCAATCAATGACAACAGAATGTACCTTTCGGTACAAAAATCGGATGATTTCGCACGTTTCATCCTCTCTCAACCCGGTGTGAGCCACTTGGAAATCGTGCCTCCCTCCATGGAGGACACTTTCTTTACCCTAACCAGCAACTAAGGAAACCTCATCATGAACACGAAAATATTTGCTCTGGATTTAAAGCGAATTCTGCGCTCACCGGAAGTACCCATGTTTGTCATTGGACTGCCGGTAGTGATTTACCTGATTTTTGGGGTCGCTGCGACCTACGCCAAGGAAATGGTCGCCGACACCGCCACCAATTGGGCCTGGGTCACTATGGTCAATATCGCCGCCTACGGGGCCATTATCTCCACCGCTAGTTTCGCCGCTGGCACCTCGGTGGACAAAATCCAAGGCTGGGGACGCCAAATCGCACTGACTCCCCTGAGCAACGGGAGGTACCTGGGTACCAAAATCGTCTTGGGAGCGCTACTGGCGGCTTTGCCCGTGGCGGTCATCTTCCTGTTGGGTGGTCTGACTCAAGCCAAAGCGGAGCCCTCTGCCTGGATTATCTCTGTCTTGGTGATTCTGGGCGGATCACTCACTTTCACCCTCTACGGTCTGGCTTTCGGGATGTTGTTGCATTCCGATACGGCCGTCTCTATTGCCTCTGGACTGACCACTCTATTTGCTTTCGGAGCGAATCTGTTCATGCCCCTGGGCGGATGGCTGCTGGATTTCGCGAAATTCATCCCGGGCTACGGTTACGGAATTCTCGCCAGATACTCCGCCACTAACGGAAATCAGATTACGATGGACGGAGAGATGTACACCGAAAACCTAGGAATTGGCATCGTGAACTTTGTAGTGTGGATCTTGATTTTTGCCCTCCTGGCACTGTGGGGCTACCAGCGTTCACGGAGGCACGCATGAACCCGAAATCTTCCCACGCCCTCACCACAGAAGGCCGCAGTATCACCAGTTCGCCTTCGAAGTCCTACATTTTCGCGGGCACCTTCATGAGCCTCGTGTGGCTGGGGTTCCTGTACTTTCCGATTAGTCAGGCACTGACCTTACCCCTGGGGTCAAAGATAATTTCCCTGGTATTGACCGCCACATTCGCACTGGCTTACGTCATAGCTTTTATCCTCTCGTGGCGTAAACCAATCATGGGTGAACGTAACTTCTGCTACTTCGATGGTCGGCACCGCCTACGCAAGAGCGACGCCATAGCCTTTGCAGTACTTGTGATGACTACATTGCTACAGGTGGCAGTGTTAGGACCGCTGGATTCCTTGACTTTCCTGCCGTTTATCGCTGCTGCCGCGCATTTCACCCTGCCCCAGGCGGCTGGCTACATTGCCGGGGCCCTGACGGTTTTAGCCTCCTTACTCATCCCCCGTTTTGTACCGAATGGTCAAGAATATTTTGGCCTCGCCATCACTACCTCAGCGGTGTTTATGTTCGTCGCGGGAATAACTTTCTTTATCGGTTCCAGTATTGAAAGCCAGCGCCAAGCCGGCACACAAGCGATTTTGGAAGAACGCGAACGCGTGGCCAGGGACGTACACGATGTCCTGGGTCACACCCTTACGGTCATTGCCCTCAAATCCGAACTAGCCGGAAAACTGCTGGAACGTGACCCCGGGCGTGCCCAGACGGAGCTGCGCGAGATTACCCACTTGGCGCGGGAATCAATCGAAGAGGTTAGGCAGACTGTGGCGGGGCTCAAAGTGCAGAGTTTGTTCGAGGAAATCACCGCCGCGTCTCAGGCACTAGAGAGTGCCGGTATCGGCTTGCAGCGGGAGGGCAGCGCCTGGCCAGACCTCGACTCCATCCCTGCTGTGAACCAAGCGATTTTTGCCTGGGTGATTAGGGAGGCCACCACCAACATCATTCGTCACGCGGCTGCCAGCCAAGCCACTATCAAGTTGGACCGGAGCAACCTGACTATCACCGATAATGGAGTGGGGATTCCCCCCGATGCTACCGGACACGGCCTGGAGGGACTCAAGGCTCGCGTGGAACAGGTCGGCGGGACTCTCAGTATAGTTGGGATACGTGAGGTCACGAGTGCCGCAAGTGCCGAGAGCGAGCGGCAAAACATCCCGGAGACCGGCACCGTAGTGGAGGTAAAGCTGTGATTAGCGTGGTACTGGCCGATGATCAAGCCCTGGTGCGCGGAGCGATTGCGGCACTGCTGGAACTCGAAGGAGACATTGAGGTTGTCGCCCAGGCCAGCAATGGTCGTGAACTCCTCGATGCCGTCCAAACCCACCACCCCCAGGTTGCGGTGGTGGACATCGAGATGCCCGACCTCGACGGAATCGCCGCCACCAAAGCCATTACCGAGACCACCGCCGACACCAAAACGCTGATTTTGACGACTTTTGGGCGTCCCGGCTACTTGAAACGCGCTTTGAGCGCCGGCGCCAAAGGCTTTATGGTCAAGGAAACTCCCGCCGAAGAACTCGCCGCCGCGGTACGAACTATCGCCGCCGGCGGCACGGCTGTGGACCAAAAACTGGCCACCGAATCCCTTTTCGAGGGCGATAATCCCTTGACTGAACGCGAGATGGAAGTCCTGAAAATCGCCGAACAGGGCTTGAAAGTCCAAGAAATTGCGGCTCGGGTGTATCTCTCACCCGGCACGGTACGCAACTACCTCTCTAGTGCGATCAGCAAAACCCACACGGACACCTCGGCGGGCGCAGCTCGAAAAGCCCGTGAACTCGGATGGCTCTAAACACGCCGCCTGTGCTTCCGAGCACCCAAACTACCTAGGATAGGTAAGGCTTACCTAAGCCTATTCTGATAGACTGGGGGCATGAATGATGACTGCAATCTTCCGCAAAGTACTCGTGCCACTAAAATCGCAGCCGGACATTGGGTACTAGCGCGTGCCGGAAAACGGGTGCTGCGTCCCGGAGGACTCAAACTTACTAACCGAATGCTCCAAGCAGCTGATATTACAGGAAAGAAAGTTGTAGAGTTTGCGCCCGGATTAGGCAAAACAGCCAAAATTATTATTGATGCGCCGGTCGAGTCCTATACAGGGGTAGATCAAGACCCGGACGCAGCCCGGCGGGTGCAAAACATCGTTGCAGACAGCGGCGGCAGAGTGGTGCAGGCAGATGCCCAGGATACCGGTTTGGATTCGCAATCGGCCCAGGTAGTGGTGGGCGAGGCGATGCTCACCATGCAAAGCGAAAAAAACAAAGAAAAAATTGTTTCAGAAGCATACCGGATACTAGAACCAGGCGGATGCTACGCAATTCACGAACTCGGATTAACTCCTAACGATATAGACATGCAGCTAGCCGATGAATTACGTAAGCGTCTTGCACAAGCTATTCGCGTGAACGCTCGCCCCCTCACCGAAAATGAATGGCGCAAGGTACTGGAAAATGCTGGTTTTGTTATTGAATGGGTCGGTTTTGAACCCATGGCTCTGCTGTCGCCACGGCGTAACCTAGCTGATGAAGGTCTCAAGGGAGTGTTGCGGATACTCGGTAATGTTCTGAACGATCGAGAGTTACGGGCGAGAATTTTAGAAATGCGCGCCACATTTAAGCACTACCGTAAGAATCTGACAGGGATTGCTATAATAGCACGTAAACCCAGTAAATAGAGAGAAACGTCAAAGGAGATTCAACATGGATTCAAAAGAAGAATTGGTTACTGCCGGTCTAGGATATATAAACAATCTTGCAGAGCTAATTGAGTATTCCCCGAACTCTACCGTTTCTAAAACCCTAATGCGTGCAGAAGGGGTAAATGTTGTGCTATTTTCTTTCGACAGCGGCGAAGAACTATCAGAGCACACCGCAGCTATGCCGGTCATCGTGCAAACCCTGGAAGGGGAAATTGAAATCACCGCCGACGGCAAAACTGTGAAACTGCTTCCCGGCGGAATGGTGCACTTTTCTACCCGCTTACCACACGCAGTTAAAGCCTTGACTCCTGCAAAAATGGTTCTCTATATGCTCAGCGAGCAGGGCAAATAGCACCCTTTAGGTTCCCAACGACACTAACTAGACACCAAATCACGGAACTAAAGCGTTACTGTTGCGCCGGGGTTGTGGGGAGGGCGTGCGAACGCGGCGGCACCGCGGCCGTTTGCTTTTGATCCGCGGCACGAGTGGCGGTGAACAGCGAGTTGCGCAGCTCCTCCATCGCGTTATTGACGCCACCGGGGTTGGACGGCAGCATCAGCGTCTGGGTGTTAGAGGCTTTCGCGACTTCCTGTAACGTGTCGAAGTACTGGGTCAACAGCAGCATCTCTTGGGCTTCTGAGCCAATCCCGGCATCGCGCAGGGATTCATACTGGCTGACCAGACCGTCCACGATAGCTTTGCGCTGAGCGGCGATACCTTCACCTTGCAGGCGCTTGTATTCCGCGTCGGCCTCAGCCTGTTTCACAATCTTGATTTTCTCGGCCTCCGCCAGGGAAACCGCTGCCTCACGTTCCCGCTGGGCGGCGTTGATTGAGTTCATCGAGGCGCGCACCGTCGGATCCGGGTTGATGTCTGTCACCAGGGTGTTGATGATGGCGAAACCGTAGGCGTTCATAGCCGTAGCCAAGGTTGTCTCGACGTCTTGGGCGATTTGGTCCTTGGAAGAAAACGCCTCGTCCAGGTCCAGTTTGGCCAGGGAGGTACGCACCCGGTCGTAAACGTAGGACTGAATCTGACGTTCCGGATTGGCCAAACGATAGTAGGAATCGACCACGTTTTGGACTTGGTATTGCACCGAAACCGGAATCGTGACGAACACGTTGTCCTTGGTCTTGGTTTCCACTACGGAATCCAGCTGCATGATGCGCAGCGGAACCTTTTTCGCAATCTGATCCACGAACGGAATCTTTACCCGCAGACCGGGCAGAGCGACCTTGTGAAACTTACCGAAACGCTCAATCACGTAGTTCGTCTGTTGCTTCACCACAAAGAACATCCCGCCCATGATGAGCAACACCAGGATAATGATGGCGATAATCGACATCCCAAACAGCCCCCCGACAAAAGCCAAAAATGCTTCCATTTTCAAAACCTTTCAATCAACAAAAACCTAACCTTACAACCAACTTTAGCGTCTCATTTGTCCGAGGGAAACTCGAAAATCCTGGTACCGACCCAGAATTGAACAAACATCATCAACACCATCAAACCTATCGTGGCAGCGAATGCCCAGGGTCCCAAAAAGAGGGTCGTGGCGTAGGTAATTCCGCCGTAAGCCACCAGAGCGGCAGCCGCGAGGGTGTCAGCAACGTTCAGAGCTGCGGAGACTTCGCCGTGGCGTTGGGGCGGGGTCAGGGAAAGGGCGTGGACGGTGGCCAGCGGGAAGATGAGACCTTGACCCGAACCGGCGATGGCCCATCCCACCAGCACAAACCAGGGGCTGAAACCGGGCACAACTGCCAGGAGTACCACCAGGGTGCCCGTAATCTGGATAATGGGACCGATGATGATCAACCAACGGCGGTGCGCTGGATTCACAATCCGGCCCTGAATCCACGAGCTGAAAGCCCAGGTCATTGACGAAACCGTCATGGACAGGCCGGCCATGGTGGGGCCCCAACCGTGAATTTCTTTCAGCAGCAGGGGTAGGTAGAGGTCTACGGTGACAAAAGTGCCGTTCAACAGTCCGCGCATCGCCACGGTGGCGGGGACGCCGCGCACCACCCGGAAAGTGCCGGGAGGAAGGATAGGACGGGCCGCAAAGAACAGCGCCAGGGTCAGGACTAAGGCAGCAATAATGAGTACCGGAGAGACAGTTTCACGTTCTACCCCGGAGATGACTTGCAGCGCGCCAATCAGGATGCCGCTAAAAATGGAACCCCAAAGCAGGCGGGGCGAGGGACGGAACGGCACCGGGTCATGCAGCGGAGGAAATTGGCGAAATTTTGGCCACACTACCGGAAAAAACACCAGAAATAGGATTGGGCAAATTCCGAAAACGAAACGCCAATGCACATAGTCCACCAGGAATCCCGCCACCAGCGGGCCGACCAGGGAAGGCACCACCCAGGCGATAGCAAAGACCGCAAAAAAAGCCGGCTGCTTGTGCGGTAAGACGTAGGAACCCACCATCACGTAGAGGGGCACAATCAGCAAACCGCCGCCCAGACCCTGAATCGCGCGTCCCACCACGACAAACCAGATGTTGGGGGCGAAACTCGCCACCAGCAGTCCCCCGGTGAAAGCCACTATGCCCGTGTAAATTACCGGTTTCGGGCCTTTCGTATCGACCCACGCCCCGGCTAGGGCGGTGGTAATCAACTGGGTGGACATGGAGATTCCGGCTGCCAGCGCGAACAGATTTTTGCCGTCCAGGCGGTCCACGATGAAGGGCATGGCTGTGTTTACCGCGATTGCTTCAAAAGCAACCAAGGTAATCATCCCGGTAGCGATGATTTTAAACCAGGCCGCCAGGTAACCGCTGAGATAGTTATTCCCCTTGTCCTCAGCTGGCTTCTGGTTGCGTCCCGATGCTTCCACGCTGTCCACGGATTTACTCACTCCCTCATCACTCAAAAAATCTCCCTGTCGGAATCCTAGGTTAAGGCTCCGACAGGGAGTTGGCAAAAATTATTCGGTCTCCCCAGATTACAGATCAGAGGCCTTCAAGTAAGGCTGGTAGCGGTGGCATTGCACCGGAATCTGCCAGGACAAACGATCCTCTTGCAGTTCTTGCAGCACAAGCTGCAGCGCCACATCACTATAGGTCATGTTTTGGTGTCGATGCGTATCCGCCGGACACACGTCTTGGAGTACCACGTTATTGACGTTGCTGCCTTCCAAGAATTCGCTGGTGTAGGGGGTGACGACCGTGTCTAACTTGGTGGTAATCACGGTGTAGTCGATGTTCGGGTAAACCTCAATACCATCGTTGAGCTGGTTAAAGAACTCCGAACCGACCAGCTGCTGCATTAAACCGGTCTGGTTAGAGCTGTGGAACACTTTGTCGTCAAGGGTCGGAATTTCCTGGCGCAGCCAGTTAACCAGGTTCAGCATTCCTCCCAAGGTCGTGCCGTGGTTGTTCGGGGTCAGACCAATGAGCTGGTCGACTTTCTGGTCCCCGCCGTACCACTTGATGTACGCCCGCGGCAGCGCTCCACCCCCTTGGGAATGGCCCACCAAGTCAACCTTTGTGGCGCCGGTAGCCGCCAAGACCCGATCCACAAAACCGGCCATAAACGCTGCGCTTTGCTTGATGTCGCCGCTGAAGGCTTTTGAATCGTTGATGACGGTTTCGCCCTTAGCGTTCTTTGAGGTCGCAGGGTTGTAGTTAAACGTAAATACGCAGTAACCGGCCTGTTTCAAGCGTGGAGACATATAGGACCAGGCTCCGAAAGCATCATTGCTGGTACCCGGAATTAACACGACCGGTTCCGTGCCCGGGGCTGGCCGGCAGTTGAAATCATTAGCGCCCAAAGGTGTCATCCCCGGATGCAAAGCGGCCTGGCTCAAACCCACCATCGCCGTGTGGTAATCAGGGCCGTATCCGTTGGCGGGGATTCCTCCCGGGGAACTTGGGGCTTCAATGCCACCAATATTGTCAATAGTGGGATCCGCAGGAGCCGGAATAGCCAGAGCCGCATTGGCGCTCAGACCCAACCCTAGAAATGCTGCCCCAGCTGCCGCCGCGATACGAGTTAGCTTCTTCAACTCAGTCTCCTTCTTGGTTTGGATTGTCACAAGTTTCCAGGGGCTGTTTTTCGCGCTGAGGCTGTTGTCCGCCACGCCTACTCCGTCAGTTCCTTGAATAAATCCTAAAAGGATTCTGAAAGAAAAACAACTGTTTGTCCCTGACAAACAGGGGCTGTTTTTCCTAGTCAGGGCCGTTTCAAAAGCGCGGCGGGGAGGTTGTACACCGCCTCGCGCCTCACGCACTCACTTTCCGCCGTCGTGGGTGGGTTTCCAATGAGAACCAACCGTCCGGGTGTCCCCCGTGACAATGGTCAGGTCGTTACGAATGTTAGAACCGGTTAGCATACCGCGGGCTATCGGGATGAGTTTATGCGCCACCGCAATCCGCACCAGGGGCACAATTAGCTCTGCCGCGTGAAGGGGGACTCGTCCGATATACGTTTTCTTGTCGAGATAGGCGCCCAAGCCACCGTCGTCCTCCCGCATCCACAGAGCCACCGGCACCGTCTTGCCAGTGGAAATATAGGGATGGAGCGGAGCAATGTGATCATCGTAATCCTCCAAAGGGATTTCTTCCCCAGGAGGCAAAATTGTAAAGGCTTTTCTCGGGAACATATTGACCGGACCCACCCCGCCGACAGGAGGCAAACTCAAGGTCACGCGGTTTGCCAACCTAGATTTGGTACGTTGCGCCCACAGGTGGCAAGGCACTACTAGATTGAGTTCTTGGGCATCCAAACCATTGAGTTCCACCACATATTTGCCGGCGGTAGCGTGATCCAAATAGCCTACGAAGTGGCCTTGCACCCACACGCAGACCGCCGCGTAATCATCAGGATTGTTGCGGTCACGCACCAGGTAAGCCCAGTCATCTATTTCCGCGCCATGAATATCGTCCACGTTTTGTCCGGCAAACAGCGCCGCAAAATCATCTTGTAGCTCGAGTGAATCCTCAACGGTGGCAAACGTAGAAGGCGCTTCCCACCCGGCAAAACTTTTAAGGTAGGGGCGAACCGGACCGCTGGTATCGGGTCTACCCTTAGAAAACAACCCCACGCCGTTCCCCTTTCACGAGTTTTACCTGCACTCTCTACATTCTCAGGCGACAAAACTATTTTCAAGCATAACCAAAATCGTTGACCGATAAGTCCGGTTGGTCGCCTTCCAACGGTTTTTTTGAGAATTCAACAGGTTAATCGCCAGCCTCGTGGTGCACTCAGTCAACTTCCTGACAGTTTTTCGGTGCCGGCGGATAGGGTCCCAAATCACCGTCACTGAGGTTATCCATAGCGAGCGCACCCTGGAACTGTTCCCCCAACAGGACGTTAATCTCTGCACCACGATTCAAATCAATCCTGACGTCAGCTTCCGGCAGGGCCCGCGCCAACGAAAATGCTTTCGCCACATTTTTCTTGCTGGTGTTAATGCGAGCCGCCCCGGCGTAGGAA
This region includes:
- a CDS encoding ABC transporter ATP-binding protein: MNTTTTAALQLTNLHKHFGKVHAVDGIELNVPTGTVMALLGPNGAGKTTTLDMVLGLSAPTSGEVQVLGESPKTAISRGQIAAVLQTGGLLKDMYVSEVVRWIAAAYGRDVDTPENRERVIRAANLEPIRKRKIGKCSGGEQQRIKFALALLPNPDILVLDEPTAGMDANARRDFWEVMHGQAQNGKTIIFATHYLQEAADYADRIVVMNHGKIIADASPAEITAQRTRNVSFQVDPSHLKALTAQIQEHWPQESVAINDNRMYLSVQKSDDFARFILSQPGVSHLEIVPPSMEDTFFTLTSN
- a CDS encoding alpha/beta fold hydrolase, which encodes MKKLTRIAAAAGAAFLGLGLSANAALAIPAPADPTIDNIGGIEAPSSPGGIPANGYGPDYHTAMVGLSQAALHPGMTPLGANDFNCRPAPGTEPVVLIPGTSNDAFGAWSYMSPRLKQAGYCVFTFNYNPATSKNAKGETVINDSKAFSGDIKQSAAFMAGFVDRVLAATGATKVDLVGHSQGGGALPRAYIKWYGGDQKVDQLIGLTPNNHGTTLGGMLNLVNWLRQEIPTLDDKVFHSSNQTGLMQQLVGSEFFNQLNDGIEVYPNIDYTVITTKLDTVVTPYTSEFLEGSNVNNVVLQDVCPADTHRHQNMTYSDVALQLVLQELQEDRLSWQIPVQCHRYQPYLKASDL
- a CDS encoding cupin domain-containing protein — translated: MDSKEELVTAGLGYINNLAELIEYSPNSTVSKTLMRAEGVNVVLFSFDSGEELSEHTAAMPVIVQTLEGEIEITADGKTVKLLPGGMVHFSTRLPHAVKALTPAKMVLYMLSEQGK
- a CDS encoding MFS transporter, which gives rise to MSDEGVSKSVDSVEASGRNQKPAEDKGNNYLSGYLAAWFKIIATGMITLVAFEAIAVNTAMPFIVDRLDGKNLFALAAGISMSTQLITTALAGAWVDTKGPKPVIYTGIVAFTGGLLVASFAPNIWFVVVGRAIQGLGGGLLIVPLYVMVGSYVLPHKQPAFFAVFAIAWVVPSLVGPLVAGFLVDYVHWRFVFGICPILFLVFFPVVWPKFRQFPPLHDPVPFRPSPRLLWGSIFSGILIGALQVISGVERETVSPVLIIAALVLTLALFFAARPILPPGTFRVVRGVPATVAMRGLLNGTFVTVDLYLPLLLKEIHGWGPTMAGLSMTVSSMTWAFSSWIQGRIVNPAHRRWLIIIGPIIQITGTLVVLLAVVPGFSPWFVLVGWAIAGSGQGLIFPLATVHALSLTPPQRHGEVSAALNVADTLAAAALVAYGGITYATTLFLGPWAFAATIGLMVLMMFVQFWVGTRIFEFPSDK
- a CDS encoding SPFH domain-containing protein — its product is MEAFLAFVGGLFGMSIIAIIILVLLIMGGMFFVVKQQTNYVIERFGKFHKVALPGLRVKIPFVDQIAKKVPLRIMQLDSVVETKTKDNVFVTIPVSVQYQVQNVVDSYYRLANPERQIQSYVYDRVRTSLAKLDLDEAFSSKDQIAQDVETTLATAMNAYGFAIINTLVTDINPDPTVRASMNSINAAQREREAAVSLAEAEKIKIVKQAEADAEYKRLQGEGIAAQRKAIVDGLVSQYESLRDAGIGSEAQEMLLLTQYFDTLQEVAKASNTQTLMLPSNPGGVNNAMEELRNSLFTATRAADQKQTAAVPPRSHALPTTPAQQ
- a CDS encoding response regulator transcription factor, which codes for MISVVLADDQALVRGAIAALLELEGDIEVVAQASNGRELLDAVQTHHPQVAVVDIEMPDLDGIAATKAITETTADTKTLILTTFGRPGYLKRALSAGAKGFMVKETPAEELAAAVRTIAAGGTAVDQKLATESLFEGDNPLTEREMEVLKIAEQGLKVQEIAARVYLSPGTVRNYLSSAISKTHTDTSAGAARKARELGWL
- a CDS encoding class I SAM-dependent methyltransferase, with the translated sequence MNDDCNLPQSTRATKIAAGHWVLARAGKRVLRPGGLKLTNRMLQAADITGKKVVEFAPGLGKTAKIIIDAPVESYTGVDQDPDAARRVQNIVADSGGRVVQADAQDTGLDSQSAQVVVGEAMLTMQSEKNKEKIVSEAYRILEPGGCYAIHELGLTPNDIDMQLADELRKRLAQAIRVNARPLTENEWRKVLENAGFVIEWVGFEPMALLSPRRNLADEGLKGVLRILGNVLNDRELRARILEMRATFKHYRKNLTGIAIIARKPSK
- a CDS encoding ABC transporter permease, whose product is MNTKIFALDLKRILRSPEVPMFVIGLPVVIYLIFGVAATYAKEMVADTATNWAWVTMVNIAAYGAIISTASFAAGTSVDKIQGWGRQIALTPLSNGRYLGTKIVLGALLAALPVAVIFLLGGLTQAKAEPSAWIISVLVILGGSLTFTLYGLAFGMLLHSDTAVSIASGLTTLFAFGANLFMPLGGWLLDFAKFIPGYGYGILARYSATNGNQITMDGEMYTENLGIGIVNFVVWILIFALLALWGYQRSRRHA
- a CDS encoding sensor histidine kinase — translated: MNPKSSHALTTEGRSITSSPSKSYIFAGTFMSLVWLGFLYFPISQALTLPLGSKIISLVLTATFALAYVIAFILSWRKPIMGERNFCYFDGRHRLRKSDAIAFAVLVMTTLLQVAVLGPLDSLTFLPFIAAAAHFTLPQAAGYIAGALTVLASLLIPRFVPNGQEYFGLAITTSAVFMFVAGITFFIGSSIESQRQAGTQAILEERERVARDVHDVLGHTLTVIALKSELAGKLLERDPGRAQTELREITHLARESIEEVRQTVAGLKVQSLFEEITAASQALESAGIGLQREGSAWPDLDSIPAVNQAIFAWVIREATTNIIRHAAASQATIKLDRSNLTITDNGVGIPPDATGHGLEGLKARVEQVGGTLSIVGIREVTSAASAESERQNIPETGTVVEVKL